Proteins found in one Thermogemmata fonticola genomic segment:
- a CDS encoding peroxiredoxin, which produces MPAQVQKEAPDFTATAVVNEEFKTIKLSDYRGKYVVLFFYPLDFTFVCPTEIIAFNDRLGEFHARGAEVLGCSIDSQFSHLAWIRTPREEGGLGGLKYPLISDLTKKISSDYGVLLDSGVALRGTFIIDKQGIIRAITIHDLPLGRSVDETLRVLDALQFYEQHGEVCPAEWKKGQPTIKPDVKASKEYFQKVAAKK; this is translated from the coding sequence ATGCCAGCCCAAGTGCAAAAAGAAGCCCCGGATTTTACCGCAACGGCGGTCGTCAATGAGGAGTTCAAGACGATCAAGCTGTCGGACTATCGGGGTAAGTACGTGGTGCTCTTTTTCTATCCGTTGGATTTCACGTTCGTTTGCCCGACGGAGATCATCGCCTTCAATGACCGACTGGGAGAGTTTCACGCGCGGGGGGCCGAGGTGCTGGGCTGCTCGATCGACAGCCAGTTTTCCCACTTGGCCTGGATTCGGACGCCGCGTGAGGAAGGCGGACTGGGTGGCCTGAAGTATCCGCTGATTTCCGATCTGACCAAGAAGATCAGCAGCGACTACGGCGTGCTGCTCGACAGCGGGGTGGCTCTCCGCGGCACATTCATCATCGACAAGCAAGGGATCATCCGGGCCATCACCATTCACGATCTGCCGTTGGGACGCAGTGTGGATGAAACCTTACGCGTGCTCGATGCCTTGCAGTTCTACGAGCAGCATGGCGAAGTTTGCCCGGCGGAATGGAAGAAAGGGCAACCGACCATCAAGCCGGATGTCAAAGCCTCCAAGGAGTACTTCCAGAAGGTAGCCGCCAAAAAGTAA
- a CDS encoding PEP-CTERM sorting domain-containing protein, which yields MRGVFLGLRVWGAVLACLVGTAVARAEGFWVTLAAGLAGAGVPSDYNEFWFDTQHGPPLAIVNLNGGFTAQAVTGGGTTVFSPLGTPVLLPVQDGYATLTASNGSVGGSSFPASALPRFAGGQQASGAPQTGLPVPSDAPRVSVGLSPPTSNGSRVVTVDVSDPHGNPLGSGQVTVPDGGWWVIGLGPDSGGQGGGTNGGAGGGSGGGGSNPDNADNGGEPEPPPHNAPPPSPPWGEDGNEDGGSPPPIGGMPGPRPPLEGNPGPVATPEPGSIWMVALGGLTVASWRRRRRRKR from the coding sequence ATGCGTGGGGTGTTCCTGGGGTTACGGGTGTGGGGAGCCGTGCTGGCCTGTCTGGTAGGGACAGCCGTAGCACGAGCCGAGGGCTTTTGGGTGACTCTAGCAGCGGGGCTGGCCGGAGCCGGGGTCCCGTCAGATTACAATGAGTTCTGGTTTGATACCCAGCATGGTCCGCCGCTGGCGATTGTCAATCTCAACGGGGGGTTCACTGCTCAGGCGGTGACAGGAGGTGGAACCACCGTATTTTCACCCCTGGGGACGCCGGTACTCCTGCCCGTGCAGGATGGCTACGCCACACTAACTGCTAGCAATGGGAGTGTGGGTGGTTCTTCGTTTCCAGCGAGCGCCCTACCGCGATTTGCCGGCGGTCAGCAGGCTTCCGGAGCACCGCAGACAGGCTTACCCGTGCCGTCCGATGCTCCCCGCGTTAGTGTGGGTTTATCTCCCCCAACTTCCAACGGTTCTCGTGTAGTCACCGTCGATGTCAGCGATCCCCACGGCAATCCGCTCGGTTCGGGTCAAGTCACCGTACCGGATGGGGGATGGTGGGTCATTGGTCTGGGTCCAGATAGTGGAGGGCAGGGCGGAGGAACGAACGGTGGTGCAGGGGGTGGTTCAGGCGGTGGGGGTAGCAATCCCGATAACGCTGACAACGGAGGTGAACCGGAACCGCCTCCGCACAATGCCCCACCACCTTCTCCCCCCTGGGGAGAGGACGGTAACGAGGATGGCGGCTCTCCTCCGCCGATCGGAGGGATGCCAGGTCCTCGCCCCCCTCTGGAAGGCAATCCTGGTCCCGTAGCCACACCTGAACCGGGTTCGATTTGGATGGTGGCCCTGGGGGGACTCACCGTGGCAAGTTGGCGGCGTCGCCGGCGCCGGAAGCGCTGA
- a CDS encoding DUF1559 domain-containing protein, with the protein MQRRFCPSRAFTLIELLVVIAIIAILIGLLLPAVQKVREAAARMQCANHLKQIGLAFHNYESAMGYFPPGGLDGDPQAITTGGAPNPAGFKYDEDPGGYETTTCCRAATRRGWNQFYWILPYIEQENVFRLGRDDPPFWPNVANNGGEDDVARQLIKIYYCPSRRAPTGYGSAGFGRCDYAGCAGLFQGDMHELTGDTPPPPLGFGPARNERTTENFGNYPGRKGFIVWPGRGAKRRMADIVDGTSNTIAAAEKALPARRHGVDGGDNERWNNNGWDEDNIRWHFPPKHDQDPTNFMYRAYTGSWAQIAPPTNDPAFSSNNLWRRYFGSNHTGGLNAVFADGSVRFIRFDVNPLTFMAACGADDGIVINMSDL; encoded by the coding sequence ATGCAGCGGAGGTTCTGTCCTAGCCGGGCGTTCACCCTCATCGAGCTGTTGGTGGTGATCGCCATCATCGCGATTCTGATCGGGCTGTTGTTGCCCGCGGTGCAGAAGGTTCGAGAAGCCGCGGCGCGTATGCAGTGTGCCAATCACCTCAAGCAAATCGGCCTGGCGTTCCACAACTATGAAAGCGCCATGGGTTATTTCCCTCCGGGAGGACTGGATGGGGATCCGCAGGCAATCACTACCGGCGGTGCTCCCAACCCCGCGGGCTTCAAGTACGATGAAGACCCCGGAGGGTATGAAACCACCACCTGCTGCCGGGCGGCCACCCGCCGAGGCTGGAACCAGTTCTATTGGATTCTGCCCTACATCGAGCAGGAAAACGTCTTCCGTTTGGGGCGCGACGATCCCCCCTTCTGGCCAAATGTGGCCAACAATGGCGGGGAAGATGATGTGGCCCGGCAGCTTATCAAGATTTACTATTGCCCTTCGCGGCGTGCACCGACAGGTTACGGCAGCGCGGGCTTTGGCCGGTGTGATTACGCCGGATGCGCCGGTCTCTTCCAAGGGGATATGCACGAGCTGACCGGTGACACCCCTCCACCGCCATTAGGATTTGGCCCTGCACGCAATGAACGGACTACAGAAAACTTTGGAAACTATCCGGGTCGCAAAGGGTTTATTGTCTGGCCGGGCCGTGGAGCCAAGCGGCGAATGGCGGACATCGTCGATGGTACGAGCAACACCATCGCTGCTGCCGAGAAAGCCCTTCCTGCTCGGCGCCACGGCGTAGACGGTGGCGATAATGAACGTTGGAATAACAACGGCTGGGATGAAGACAACATCCGTTGGCATTTCCCACCGAAACACGACCAGGATCCCACTAACTTCATGTACCGCGCCTACACCGGTAGTTGGGCTCAGATCGCTCCGCCGACTAATGACCCTGCCTTTAGTAGCAACAACCTTTGGCGCCGTTACTTCGGCTCGAATCACACCGGCGGTCTCAATGCCGTCTTCGCCGATGGCTCGGTGCGCTTCATCCGCTTTGACGTCAACCCGCTCACCTTCATGGCTGCCTGCGGGGCCGATGACGGTATTGTCATCAATATGAGTGACCTCTAA